The Anastrepha ludens isolate Willacy chromosome 2, idAnaLude1.1, whole genome shotgun sequence genome contains a region encoding:
- the LOC128859634 gene encoding uncharacterized protein LOC128859634, producing MNLTDVPMQPFIVIRNYRDDDELKCQELVRDYIMSFVKKSFYCFCFREITLQFIVITWAILFIFIGVPLHFCAMTIPGCIFFLYSGTYFSFYAKAVELMNTKPSQSLVAECYEPFIFRLKPREATFQIFLEESPYEQSYKNKFRKKIIATVSVKKHNSLYNAAWMYRFAVAPDYPFHKVAEPMLNLVSKKCVANGCSSLECTISEWQEEERDFYDNMGFVTRQIYHKQIIGSSLTVMKTLLTHDLRADDASLHPKIEIIT from the exons ATGAACCTAACGGACGTACCAATGCAGCCATTCATTGTAATACGCAACTACCGCGATGATGATGAGCTTAAATGCCAAGAACTGGTGCGCGACTATATTATGTCCTTCGTGAAGAAGTCCTTCTACTGCTTTTGTTTTAGAGAG ATAACTTTACAATTCATTGTAATAACATGGGCTATACTCTTCATTTTCATTGGAGTGCCACTACATTTTTGTGCAATGACCATTCCCggctgtatattttttttgtactctgGAACCTACTTTTCGTTTTACGCAAAAGCAGTTGAACTTATGAAT ACAAAACCGTCACAAAGTCTAGTAGCAGAGTGCTATGAGCCATTTATATTTCGTCTCAAACCACGAGAAGCgacattccaaatatttttggagGAATCTCCATATGAACAATCATATAAAAACAAGTTTAGAAAAAAG attATCGCTACCGTAAGCGTGAAAAAACACAATTCACTCTACAACGCTGCTTGGATGTATCGTTTCGCTGTGGCGCCAGACTATCCCTTTCACAAAGTCGCCGAACCaatgctcaacttggtgtctaAAAAATGTGTAGCAAATGGATGTAGTTCTTTAGAATGCACAATTTCCGAGTGGCAAGAAGAAGAACGCGACTTTTATGACAACATGGG TTTTGTCACGCGTCAGATTTATCATAAGCAAATAATAGGAAGCAGTTTGACAGTAATGAAAACACTTCTCACTCATGATCTTCGTGCTGACGATGCTTCGCTACAtccaaaaatagaaataataacaTAG
- the LOC128855399 gene encoding protein O-GlcNAcase, protein MEESLNVEVEEAMPEERQTDESSPANLTKEKRDRKEKRNFICGVIEGFYGRPWTTEQRKDLFRKLKKWGMDSYVYAPKDDYKHRAYWRELYTVEEADHLTSLITAAREHDVIFYYALSPGLDMSYSSQKEIQTLKRKLDQVSQFGCEAFALLFDDIDSELSKVDKEAFQTFANAQVSVTNEIFSHLGNPKFLFCPTQYCSSRAIPTVHDSEYLNTLGSKLNHDIDIMWTGNKVISKIISLESIQEITEVLRRPPVIWDNLHANDYDQKRVFLGPYSGRSPELIPHLRGVMTNPNCEFHANTIAIHSLASWSKCSLDSKVNSSLSADIKLETENEDGTNEEELPLDCLSKNMYHPRIALKNAIDEWLPEFFLTKEAWGPITKPQPQVTMVMPIIPIIPSINTCMSLTTTTTTSTNTKTITVPEVNTTQLQALADVCSTVNSSVINPIGNPVMNSLVSPTKVVTNDDIVNPISTSVASNIELPKKIPISIVAVPIMHTKAVEDILPRNVDTEDDGKTACSELGLPTAITSVPITNENNVEASQAAIVEVNIKDCPESANEVNKMDKLITEKAEVLTTELEDLNTINENKTLAVALNESDGAVVDRDTVLSIDTSATPGEIINTTETLPMIDEHTLSPLSATSAGGNEPMECSSSLASQASGKEDRKIISEDVVMAEGVEDDDVCNGSMNDLNNSMQVESSGGSPLSNADMKDYEDKTIPEAGSSSRITVEDLYLLCDLFYLPFEHGSRGAKLLNEFNWLKANAGVLLGIDKAVRKCSNADGAVSPKPEVAEWMQRAESFSKHCNAVHELLRKIANCANKEICHDLFSYVWDIAGTLTLLNAFVKWLSLGHFPANVQTYTQGTYTWFSKGWKEAFMSGDQEPWVFRGGLIADLQRLMPVDSGNDLFMYKLPELPTSDYHLLRPYTPIDEVELGQICTRTFLQLSTLYSEEKSVECENLVETLLPSHLRELIADNIIGHFVTMYPQLCIVAHDASNAIVGYAAAASNVHSFMQNMEVCWIPSMREKYALSLLEKDVINGTANEKWQQLGMPSGLNALLIEMIREFHNYEYQCPAEVSNAYPSVMTAAALKDALLRDQGILKRLITVALATLRSNGCFGVHVRLSVKDSENLRQHYAKIGFTEVYRDHEHKYIYVGRRF, encoded by the exons ATGGAGGAGTCGCTTAATGTAGAAGTTGAGGAAGCAATGCCAGAGGAAAGGCAGACGGATGAAAGCAGTCCTGCGAACCTTACCAAAGAGAAGCGGGATCGCAaggaaaaacgaaattttatatGCGGTGTAATCGAAG GTTTCTATGGCAGGCCATGGACAACGGAGCAACGTAAGGACCTTTTTAGAAA GTTAAAAAAATGGGGTATGGATTCATACGTCTACGCACCTAAGGACGATTATAAGCATCGAGCTTACTGGCGTGAATTATATACAGTGGAAGAAGCTGACCATCTAACAA GCTTAATAACTGCAGCTAGAGAGCACGATGTAATATTTTACTATGCTCTTTCACCTGGCTTGGATATGTCTTACAGTAGTCAAAAAGAAATCCAAACTCTCAAGCGAAAACTTGATCAGGTTTCACAATTCGGATGTGAAGCATTTGCTTTGCTCTTTGACGATATCGACTCGGAATTGTCTAAAGTAGATAAAGAAGCTTTCCAGACATTTGCCAATGCGCAG GTGTCTGTAACTAACGAAATATTTTCACATCTGGGCAACCCGAAATTTCTGTTTTGCCCCACGCAGTATTGTAGTTCTCGTGCGATACCAACAGTACACGATTCTGAGTATTTAAACACATTAGGCTCTAAACTTAATCACGATATAGACATAATGTGGACCGGAAATAAAGTAATCTCTAAAATTATTAGTCTGGAATCCATTCAAGAAATAACGGAAGTACTACGTCGACCGCCTGTTATTTGGGATAATTTACATGCTAACGATTACGACCAGAAACGGGTTTTTCTTGGGCCCTATTCAGGTCGTTCGCCAGAATTAATTCCACATTTACGAGGAGTTATGACAAATCCAAACTGTGAGTTTCACGCTAACACCATTGCCATTCACTCTTTGGCCAGTTGGTCGAAATGCAGCCTTGATTCCAAAGTTAATA GTTCACTTTCGGCCGACATTAAATTGGAAACTGAAAACGAAGATGGAACGAATGAGGAAGAGCTGCCATTGGAttgtttatcaaaaaatatgtatcatCCACGTATCGCGTTAAA aaatgctATAGATGAATGGCTGCCCGAGTTCTTTTTAACAAAAGAAGCTTGGGGTCCTATTACGAAGCCGCAGCCACAAGTGACAA TGGTTATGCCTATTATACCAATTATACCGTCTATCAACACCTGCATGAGTTTGAcgacaacaaccacaacatcTACTAATACGAAAACTATCACTGTGCCGGAAGTGAACACTACACAGCTTCAAGCTTTGGCAGACGTTTGCAGCACAGTTAACTCATCCGTTATTAACCCGATTGGAAATCCAGTAATGAATTCCTTGGTTTCTCCGACAAAAGTTGTAACAAATGACGACATTGTAAATCCAATTTCTACTTCTGTGGCTTCAAATATTGAGTTGCCTAAAAAGATCCCAATATCGATTGTGGCAGTGCCAATAATGCACACCAAGGCAGTGGAGGATATATTGCCTAGAAATGTGGATACGGAAGACGATGGTAAAACGGCGTGTTCTGAACTTGGGCTACCGACAGCGATCACTTCAGTACCGATAACGAACGAAAATAATGTAGAAGCTTCGCAGGCGGCTATAGTTGAAGTAAATATTAAGGATTGTCCTGAGAGTGCGAACGAAGTCAATAAGATGGACAAATTGATTACCGAGAAAGCTGAAGTGCTAACAACCGAATTAGAAGATTTGAACACGATTAATGAAAACAAGACATTAGCTGTTGCGCTGAATGAAAGTGATGGAGCAGTCGTTGACAGGGACACAGTTTTATCGATAGATACCAGCGCTACACCAGGGGAAATTATAAATACCACAGAGACGCTACCTATGATAGATGAGCACACTTTAAGCCCGCTCAGTGCAACTAGCGCAGGGGGCAATGAGCCGATGGAGTGCAGTAGCAGTCTAGCTTCGCAAGCTTCCGGAAAAGAAGATCGCAAAATTATCTCTGAGGATGTGGTAATGGCTGAAGGCGTGGAAGATGACGACGTTTGCAATGGCTCCATGAACGACTTGAAT AACAGCATGCAGGTTGAAAGCTCTGGGGGCTCGCCACTCTCCAATGCCGACATGAAAGATTATGAAGACAA AACCATTCCTGAAGCCGGTAGTAGCAGCCGTATTACAGTGGAGGATCTTTACTTACTATGTGATCTCTTTTATCTTCCGTTCGAGCATGGAAGTCGTGGTGCTAAGCTATTAAACGAGTTTAACTGGTTGAAAGCAAATGCTGGCGTTTTATTGGGGATCGACAAAGCTGTTAGAAAATGTTCCAATGCGGATGGTGCAGTATCACCGAAACCAGAGGTAGCCGAGTGGATGCAACGTGCCGAATCTTTCTCTAAACACTGCAATGCTGTACACGAACTACTACGCAAAATTGCCAATTGCGCTAACAAGGAGATATGTCACGATCTATTTTCTTACGTGTGGGATATTGCAGGGACTTTAACTCTTTTAAACGCTTTTGTAAAGTGGTTAAGTCTTGGCCATTTTCCGGCTAATGTGCAAACATATACCCAgggtacatacacat GGTTTAGTAAGGGCTGGAAGGAGGCCTTCATGTCCGGCGATCAAGAACCTTGGGTATTTCGAGGTGGACTTATTGCCGATTTACAG CGTCTAATGCCTGTGGATTCCGGTAATGACTTGTTTATGTATAAACTGCCTGAACTGCCAACAAGTGACTATCATTTGTTACGTCCATATACACCAATTGACGAAGTTGAGTTGGGACAGATTTGTACCCGAACTTTTCTACAACTCAGCACACTATACTCTGAGGAAAAGTCGGTTGAATGCGAGAATTTGGTGGAAACATTGTTACCCAGTCATTTGCGTGAACTCATTGCAGACAACATTATTGGCCATTTTGTGACTATGTATCCTCAATTATGTATTGTAGCTCATGACGCTTCCAATGCCATTGTTGGTTATGCTGCAGCTGCCTCAAATGTACACAGTTTCATGCAGAATATGGAAGTCTGCTGGATACCTTCGATGAGGGAAAAATACGCGCTGTCTTTACTGGAGAAAGACGTTATAAACGGTACTGCCAACGAGAAATGGCAGCAGTTAGGAATGCCTTCTGGACTTAACGCCTTACTGATTGAGATGATACGTGAATTTCACAATTATGAATATCAATGTCCGGCAGAAGTAAGCAATGCATATCCCTCTGTGATGACAGCCGCTGCCTTAAAAGATGCTCTGTTGCGTGATCAGGGTATTTTGAAGCGTCTGATAACAGTGGCATTAGCAACATTGCGTTCCAATGGTTGCTTTGGTGTGCATGTTCGCCTGTCCGTTAAGGATTCCGAAAATTTACGACAGCATTATGCAAAAATCGGTTTTACTGAAGTGTATCGTGACCATGagcacaaatatatttatgttggaCGACGTTTTTAG
- the LOC128855400 gene encoding ATP synthase subunit C lysine N-methyltransferase, which yields MEYLIEDSATKRKGISTTAKICIAATGGIAVGLSVICASFVAPAFRRICLPYVPATNEQVRNVLSFLPKNSRRKLLDIGSGDGRIVIAAAENGLLADGVELNPWLVWYSRLSALRQGVQRQTKFFRRDLWKYSVAPYDYVVIFGVEQMMKDLENKLIAEAQRNSKIIACRFPLPNLQPQRVTGDDVDTVWFYDLDKAKSIGSETKN from the exons ATGGAATATTTGATCGAAGATAGTGCAACAAAACGCAAAGGTATTTCCACAACAGCTAAAATTTGTATAGCTGCTACCGGTGGGATTGCTGTTGGACTGAGTGTTATTTGTGCGTCCTTTGTAGCGCCTGCTTTTCGACGAATATGTCTTCCCTACGTACCCGCCACCAACGAGCAGGTTAGAAATGTGCTCAGCTTCTTACCTAAGAACTCGCGAAGAAAGTTATTGGACATAGGATCCGGTGATGGCCGAATTGTTATAG cTGCCGCTGAAAATGGACTACTTGCCGACGGAGTTGAATTGAACCCTTGGCTAGTTTGGTATTCCCGCCTGTCAGCTCTACGACAAGGTGTGCAGCGACAAACGAAATTCTTTAGGCGAGATCTGTGGAAATACAGCGTAGCGCCGTATGATTATGTAGTTATATTCGGGGTGGAACAGATG ATGAAAGATTTAGAAAATAAGCTAATTGCGGAGGCACagagaaattcaaaaattattgcgTGCCGCTTTCCACTTCCGAATCTGCAACCACAGCGTGTTACTGGAGATGACGTTGATACCGTTTGGTTTTACGATTTAGATAAGGCAAAATCAATTGGCAGTGAGAcgaaaaactag